A stretch of Natronococcus sp. CG52 DNA encodes these proteins:
- a CDS encoding MBL fold metallo-hydrolase: MISNLAQGVQAFTSNVYLVTGERTILVDTGANFDVVERLESRIDDLDAVILTHAHPDHVGNLESVKTAFDVDAWGYDPSIDGVDHAIADEETVRLGNHEYVALHTPGHKDDHLCFYSADEGLLFAGDLVFQNGSFGRTDLEEGDRETLIESIDRLLERISPELAEMHTGHGPSVASQPYDHVELAARMARQA; encoded by the coding sequence ATGATCTCGAATCTCGCGCAGGGCGTGCAGGCGTTTACGAGCAACGTCTATCTCGTCACCGGTGAGCGAACGATTCTCGTCGATACCGGTGCAAACTTCGATGTCGTCGAACGGCTCGAGTCCCGTATCGACGACCTGGATGCGGTGATTCTCACGCACGCCCATCCAGACCACGTGGGGAACCTCGAGTCGGTGAAAACGGCGTTCGACGTCGACGCCTGGGGATACGATCCGTCGATCGACGGCGTCGATCACGCGATCGCAGACGAGGAGACGGTCCGGCTGGGCAATCACGAGTACGTCGCACTCCACACGCCCGGCCACAAGGACGATCATCTCTGTTTCTACTCGGCGGACGAGGGTCTGCTCTTCGCGGGGGACCTCGTCTTCCAGAACGGCAGCTTCGGTCGGACCGATCTCGAAGAAGGCGACCGGGAAACGCTGATCGAGAGCATCGACCGGCTGCTCGAGCGGATCTCGCCGGAACTCGCCGAGATGCATACGGGCCACGGCCCGAGCGTCGCGAGCCAGCCCTACGATCACGTCGAACTCGCCGCCCGGATGGCCCGACAGGCCTGA
- a CDS encoding helix-turn-helix transcriptional regulator, producing the protein MTRPVSVGVVVLVAVVVLAGISGPMILVGVGTANSAGPQQPSGEDTVSTASTAASDDVDSQDFDSTTFEITVHENGSATWTFRHEQRLEDAEAERNFDTFAEEFESEETGLYDRFTNQAEALTETGSEMTDREMEATDFNRSASPEHGLNTMGVVEMSFRWEGFAEVEDDRIVVGDVFRNMYISEDQSIVIVPDGNLVFTEAEPDGEYTSNSLTDASSITWNGEQEFLDERPRVVLQDADDVGGSGSGNTGPSNSGTELSSVSVLLGIVVLTLGIGVAALWYRTQQSGDETTSAEPTETPPAAASESEPETDDDADTNVLPEDELLTDEDRVLKLIRKNGGRMKQVNIVEETGWSKSKVSMLLSEMESEGNISKLRVGRENIISLEGFEPEATKSPFDE; encoded by the coding sequence ATGACTCGGCCGGTCTCCGTCGGGGTTGTCGTCCTCGTCGCCGTCGTCGTACTCGCAGGCATCAGTGGTCCGATGATACTGGTCGGGGTTGGAACCGCCAACTCTGCCGGTCCACAGCAGCCGTCGGGGGAGGATACGGTCTCCACGGCGAGTACCGCCGCGTCCGACGACGTCGACTCGCAGGATTTCGATAGCACCACGTTCGAAATCACCGTCCACGAGAACGGGAGCGCCACCTGGACGTTCCGCCACGAGCAGCGGCTCGAGGACGCCGAGGCGGAGCGAAACTTCGACACGTTCGCCGAAGAGTTCGAGTCGGAGGAGACCGGCCTCTACGACCGCTTTACCAACCAGGCGGAGGCGCTGACGGAAACCGGCAGCGAGATGACCGACCGAGAGATGGAGGCGACGGATTTCAACCGCTCGGCGTCGCCCGAACACGGACTCAACACGATGGGGGTCGTCGAGATGTCGTTCCGCTGGGAAGGGTTCGCCGAGGTCGAGGACGACAGGATCGTCGTCGGTGACGTGTTCCGAAACATGTACATCAGCGAGGATCAGTCGATCGTGATCGTTCCGGACGGCAACCTCGTATTCACCGAGGCGGAGCCGGACGGCGAGTACACCAGCAATTCGCTAACGGACGCCAGTTCGATAACCTGGAACGGTGAACAGGAGTTCCTCGACGAACGGCCTCGAGTCGTTCTCCAGGACGCCGACGATGTCGGCGGCAGCGGCTCCGGAAACACTGGCCCCTCGAACAGTGGAACCGAACTTTCCTCGGTATCGGTGCTGCTCGGAATCGTCGTGCTCACGCTCGGTATCGGGGTCGCGGCCCTCTGGTACCGAACCCAGCAGTCGGGCGACGAGACGACGAGCGCAGAGCCGACGGAGACACCGCCAGCCGCAGCGTCCGAATCGGAACCGGAGACGGATGACGATGCGGACACGAACGTGCTTCCCGAGGACGAACTCCTGACGGACGAGGACCGGGTACTCAAACTCATCCGGAAGAACGGTGGCCGGATGAAACAGGTCAACATCGTCGAGGAGACCGGCTGGTCGAAGTCCAAGGTCAGTATGCTCCTCTCGGAGATGGAAAGCGAGGGCAACATCAGCAAACTCCGCGTCGGTCGCGAAAACATCATCAGCCTGGAAGGGTTCGAACCCGAGGCGACGAAGTCGCCGTTCGACGAGTAA